One stretch of Prinia subflava isolate CZ2003 ecotype Zambia chromosome 19, Cam_Psub_1.2, whole genome shotgun sequence DNA includes these proteins:
- the PLA2G3 gene encoding group 3 secretory phospholipase A2 isoform X2, whose amino-acid sequence MWVRAVLACAALCACARAWLSGAVCAREAAGAGGARYVAFLSTGAGTGPALVESVWAAPGRLRACWARRDPRLARAFRATCAQRPPAAPGAALRRALSALWWRRAACTDPAPPGPQRRRRRGWTLPGTLWCGAGDSAGNWSELGLFRGPDRCCREHDQCWAQITALQFNYGIRNYRLHTVSHCDCDSRFRRCLLAINDTVSNIIGITFFNLLEVPCFVLEESEECVQWHWWGGCERYGVVPLARMVQQNQYHPSLPAEQRGSPTVQPPGKGRNFSRTGHKRLRQKARAKPGHRQAQRPKTAQKPQGPGTPALARDMTELTTRHLTVQWGLEPSPATALTVSRQDLVGAEQGAGISAHPPYSSIEPSPSTAQCGATSVPAGKGHRQQGPGRGCRCNKHVGKCEHQIAPHEARYQLHNGDSRTLLHCNCTRRLAQCLRKARGCSDMDMAVLADRIAMDCFVLELPAACSPGSGSQHSCTMVTRAVLVPAQQFKKILRRWGPLHVSSKARRPRWKTQARGGNL is encoded by the exons ATGTGGGTGCGCGCGGTTCTGGCCTGCGCTGCGCTCTGCGCATGCGCGCGCGCTTGGCTCAGCGGCGCTGTGTGCGCGCGGGaggcggcgggcgcgggcggAGCGCGATACGTGGCGTTCCTGAGCACGGGCGCCGGCACCGGACCCGCGCTGGTCGAGAGCGTCTGGGCCGCCCCCGGCCGCCTCCGTGCCTGCTGGGCCCGCCGCGATCCGCGCCTCGCCCGCGCCTTCCGCGCCACCTGCGCGCAgcgtccgcccgccgcgcccggggCCGCGCTGCGCCGGGCCCTGTCCGCGCTGTGGTGGCGCCGCGCCGCCTGCACCGACCCCGCGCCGCCGGGACCGCAACGCCGCCGGCGCCGAGGCTGGACGCTGCCAGGAACGCTGTGGTGCGGTGCGGGAGACTCGGCGGGGAACTGGAGCGAGCTGG GGCTGTTCCGCGGCCCCGATCGGTGCTGTCGGGAGCACGACCAGTGCTGGGCGCAGATCACGGCGCTGCAGTTCAACTACGGCATCCGCAACTATCGCCTGCATACCGTGTCTCACTGCGATTGCGACTCCAG GTTCCGGCGTTGCCTGCTCGCTATCAACGACACCGTCTCCAACATCATCGGCATCACGTTCTTCAACCTGTTGGAGGTGCCATGCTTTGTGCTGGAAGAGAGCGAGGAGTGCGTCCAGTGGCACTGGTGGGGCGG GTGTGAGCGTTATGGTGTAGTGCCTCTGGCCAGGATGGTGCAGCAGAATCAGTACCACCCCAGCCTACCGGCGGAGCAGAGGGGCAGTCCCACTGTGCAGCCACCGGGCAAAGGAAGGAATTTCTCTAGAACAGGGCATAAGCGGCTTCGACAGAAAGCGAGGGCAAAGCCTGGGCACCGCCAGGCACAGAGACCTAAGACAGCCCAGAAGCCACAGGGCCCAGGTACCCCTGCATTGGCCAGGGACATGACTGAGCTCACAACCAGGCACCTAACAGTGCAGTGGGGGCTAGAGCCTAGCCCTGCAACAGCATTGACAGTGTCAAGACAGGATCTGGTGGGAGCAGAGCAAGGAGCTGGAATCTCAGCACATCCTCCGTATAGCAGCATTGAACCCAGCCCATCCACAGCACAGTGTGGAGCCACGTCCGTGCCggctgggaagggacacaggCAACAGG gcCCAGGCAGAGGGTGCAGGTGCAACAAGCATGTAGGTAAGTGTGAGCACCAGATTGCACCCCACGAGGCAAGGTACCAGCTGCACAATGGGGACAGCCGGACACTCCTCCACTGCAACTGCACACGCAG GCTGGCACAGTGCCTCCGCAAGGCAAGGGGCTGCAGTGACATGGACATGGCTGTCCTGGCTGACCGCATTGCCATGGACTGCTTTgttctggagctgcctgctgcctgcagcccaggcagcgGGTCACAGCACAG CTGTACGATGGTGACCAGGGCTGTGCTTGTACCTGCCCAGCAGTTCAAAAAGATTCTAAGACGCTGGGGCCCTCTGCATGTGAGCTCCAAGGCCAGGCGTCCACGCTGGAAGACACAGGCCAGGGGAGGCAACCTCTGA
- the INPP5J gene encoding phosphatidylinositol 4,5-bisphosphate 5-phosphatase A isoform X2, with protein sequence MDPARPGSADRGSAADAGSRPGPPRGPGSAARLPPDAGASAAPSLGGGVPGGRRSSRPDGHGFGHSCLRRAGTEERPPARTPSEGLPLPALLPPVQGGPPSPTAPGRAAFPSPAPPERREMLPKAESSDHIAAWAGPAVPRASTLPKAVSSEFLAGGWAGLTSRAEPGELPVLARPLDRLVPGDVCDPLLDCPGRTPEDGAFRITVVTWNVGTAMPPNDVTSLLHLNTGESNDVDMIAIGLQEVNSKINKRLKDALFTDQWSELFMDVLSPFHFILVSTVRMQGVILLVFAKYYHLPFLQDIQTDCTRTGLGGYWGNKGGVSVRLSIFGHMVCFLNCHLPAHLEKAEQRKEDFATILHMQQFEGPVANGILDHDLVFWFGDLNFRIESLDICFVKYAIDSNVLSQLWEKDQLNIAKSTWPVLRGFQEGPLNFPPTFKFDVGTNKYDSSAKKRKPAWTDRILWKIKPPSKGLGTGGHQLSQGVLSVSQLCYCSHMEYTVSDHKPVAAIFAVQFASKVDKPLVEIYVADEWSRPEQAVVRYKMAVGFHRSSWDWIGLYRVGFRHPKDYVSYVWARSDDGERCLEKPLCAQVMFSEEALPKGNGEYILGYYSNISSTIAGVTEPFQVRGGQQLYGQFRQQLRRG encoded by the exons ATGgacccggcccggcccggcagcgCAGACCGGGGTTCGGCCGCTGATGCGGGTTCCCGACCCGGCCCCCCACGCGGCCCCGGGAGCGCAGCTCGACTCCCGCCCGACGCTGGGGCTTCGGCGGCGCCTTCCCTCGGTGGCGGCGTCCCGGGTGGCCGTAGGAGCTCCCGACCGGACGGGCACGGCTTCGGGCACAGCTGCCTGCGGCGCGCAGGAACCGAGGAGCGGCCTCCGGCCCGGACCCCGTCCGAGGGTCTCCCGCTGCCGGCCCTGCTGCCTCCCGTCCAGGGCGGCCCCCCATCTCCGACAGCTCCCGGCCGGGCCGCCTTCCCCTCGCCGGCCCCGCCGGAGCGGCGGGAGATGCTGCCCAAAGCGGAGTCCAGCGACCACATCGCGGCCTGGGCgggccccgccgtgccccgcgCTTCCACGCTGCCCAAGGCCGTGTCCAGCGAGTTCCTCGCCGGCGGGTGGGCGGGCCTGACCTCCCGAGCGGAGCCGGGCGAGCTGCCCGTCCTTGCCCGGCCCCTCGACCGGCTCGTCCCCGGCGACGTCTGCGATCCGCTGCTGGACTGCCCGGGACGGACTCCGGAGGACGGCGCTTTCCG CATCACAGTGGTCACCTGGAACGTAGGTACAGCCATGCCCCCAAATGATGTGACGTCCCTGCTGCACCTCAACACGGGCGAGTCAAACGATGTGGACATGATCGCCATTGG gctgcaggaggtaAACTCCAAGATAAACAAGCGCTTGAAGGATGCCCTCTTCACAGATCAGTGGAGTGAACTCTTCATGGATGTGCTGAGCCCCTTCCACTTCATCCTG GTCAGCACAGTGCGGATGCAGGGTGTGATCCTACTGGTGTTTGCCAAGTACTACCacctgcccttcctgcaggaCATCCAGACAGACTGcaccaggacagggctggggggatACTGG GGCAACAAGGGTGGGGTGAGTGTTCGTCTGTCCATCTTCGGCCACATGGTCTGCTTCCTGAACTGCCACCTGCCAGCACACCTGGAGAAGGCGGAGCAGCGCAAGGAGGACTTTGCCACCATACTGCACATGCAGCAGTTTGAGGGGCCCGtggccaatggcatcctggaCCATGA CCTcgtgttttggtttggggacCTCAATTTCCGCATCGAGAGCCTGGACATCTGCTTTGTGAAGTATGCCATTGACAGCAATGTCCTGAGCCAGCTCTGGGAGAAGGATCAG CTGAACATTGCCAAAAGCACGTGGCCTGTTCTCAGAGGCTTCCAGGAGGGACCCCTGAACTTCCCACCCACTTTCAAGTTTGATGTGGGCACCAACAAGTATGACAGCAG tgccaAGAAGCGAAAACCTGCCTGGACCGACCGCATCCTGTGGAAGATAAAACCTCCCAGCAAGGGATTGGGCACAGGTGGGCACCAGCTCAGCCAGGGCGTGCTGTCAGTGAGCCAGCTGTGCTACTGCAGTCACATGGAATACACTGTCAGCGACCACAAGCCAGTAGCTGCCATCTTTGCCGTGCAG TTTGCTTCCAAGGTGGACAAGCCTCTGGTTGAGATTTATGTGGCTGACGAGTGGAGCAGGCCTGAGCAAGCAGTTGTCAGGTACAAGATGGCTGTTGGCTTCCACCGGAGCTCCTGGGACTGGATAGGACTCTACCGG GTGGGCTTTCGGCACCCTAAAGACTACGTGTCCTATGTCTGGGCCAGGAGCGATGATGGGGAACGCTGCTTGGAGAAGCCACTCTGTGCGCAG GTGATGTTCTCTGAGGAAGCACTGCCCAAGGGAAATGGCGAGTACATCCTTGGGTATTACAGCAACATCTCCAGTACCATTGCTGGCGTGACTGAGCCTTTCCAG GTCAGAGGAGGGCAGCAGCTCTACGGACagttcaggcagcagctcagaagAGGATGA
- the PLA2G3 gene encoding group 3 secretory phospholipase A2 isoform X3 — MWVRAVLACAALCACARAWLSGAVCAREAAGAGGARYVAFLSTGAGTGPALVESVWAAPGRLRACWARRDPRLARAFRATCAQRPPAAPGAALRRALSALWWRRAACTDPAPPGPQRRRRRGWTLPGTLWCGAGDSAGNWSELGLFRGPDRCCREHDQCWAQITALQFNYGIRNYRLHTVSHCDCDSRFRRCLLAINDTVSNIIGITFFNLLEVPCFVLEESEECVQWHWWGGCERYGVVPLARMVQQNQYHPSLPAEQRGSPTVQPPGKGRNFSRTGHKRLRQKARAKPGHRQAQRPKTAQKPQGPGTPALARDMTELTTRHLTVQWGLEPSPATALTVSRQDLVGAEQGAGISAHPPYSSIEPSPSTAQCGATSVPAGKGHRQQGWHSASARQGAAVTWTWLSWLTALPWTALFWSCLLPAAQAAGHSTAAVRW, encoded by the exons ATGTGGGTGCGCGCGGTTCTGGCCTGCGCTGCGCTCTGCGCATGCGCGCGCGCTTGGCTCAGCGGCGCTGTGTGCGCGCGGGaggcggcgggcgcgggcggAGCGCGATACGTGGCGTTCCTGAGCACGGGCGCCGGCACCGGACCCGCGCTGGTCGAGAGCGTCTGGGCCGCCCCCGGCCGCCTCCGTGCCTGCTGGGCCCGCCGCGATCCGCGCCTCGCCCGCGCCTTCCGCGCCACCTGCGCGCAgcgtccgcccgccgcgcccggggCCGCGCTGCGCCGGGCCCTGTCCGCGCTGTGGTGGCGCCGCGCCGCCTGCACCGACCCCGCGCCGCCGGGACCGCAACGCCGCCGGCGCCGAGGCTGGACGCTGCCAGGAACGCTGTGGTGCGGTGCGGGAGACTCGGCGGGGAACTGGAGCGAGCTGG GGCTGTTCCGCGGCCCCGATCGGTGCTGTCGGGAGCACGACCAGTGCTGGGCGCAGATCACGGCGCTGCAGTTCAACTACGGCATCCGCAACTATCGCCTGCATACCGTGTCTCACTGCGATTGCGACTCCAG GTTCCGGCGTTGCCTGCTCGCTATCAACGACACCGTCTCCAACATCATCGGCATCACGTTCTTCAACCTGTTGGAGGTGCCATGCTTTGTGCTGGAAGAGAGCGAGGAGTGCGTCCAGTGGCACTGGTGGGGCGG GTGTGAGCGTTATGGTGTAGTGCCTCTGGCCAGGATGGTGCAGCAGAATCAGTACCACCCCAGCCTACCGGCGGAGCAGAGGGGCAGTCCCACTGTGCAGCCACCGGGCAAAGGAAGGAATTTCTCTAGAACAGGGCATAAGCGGCTTCGACAGAAAGCGAGGGCAAAGCCTGGGCACCGCCAGGCACAGAGACCTAAGACAGCCCAGAAGCCACAGGGCCCAGGTACCCCTGCATTGGCCAGGGACATGACTGAGCTCACAACCAGGCACCTAACAGTGCAGTGGGGGCTAGAGCCTAGCCCTGCAACAGCATTGACAGTGTCAAGACAGGATCTGGTGGGAGCAGAGCAAGGAGCTGGAATCTCAGCACATCCTCCGTATAGCAGCATTGAACCCAGCCCATCCACAGCACAGTGTGGAGCCACGTCCGTGCCggctgggaagggacacaggCAACAGG GCTGGCACAGTGCCTCCGCAAGGCAAGGGGCTGCAGTGACATGGACATGGCTGTCCTGGCTGACCGCATTGCCATGGACTGCTTTgttctggagctgcctgctgcctgcagcccaggcagcgGGTCACAGCACAG CAGCTGTACGATGGTGA
- the PLA2G3 gene encoding group 3 secretory phospholipase A2 isoform X1, which yields MWVRAVLACAALCACARAWLSGAVCAREAAGAGGARYVAFLSTGAGTGPALVESVWAAPGRLRACWARRDPRLARAFRATCAQRPPAAPGAALRRALSALWWRRAACTDPAPPGPQRRRRRGWTLPGTLWCGAGDSAGNWSELGLFRGPDRCCREHDQCWAQITALQFNYGIRNYRLHTVSHCDCDSRFRRCLLAINDTVSNIIGITFFNLLEVPCFVLEESEECVQWHWWGGCERYGVVPLARMVQQNQYHPSLPAEQRGSPTVQPPGKGRNFSRTGHKRLRQKARAKPGHRQAQRPKTAQKPQGPGTPALARDMTELTTRHLTVQWGLEPSPATALTVSRQDLVGAEQGAGISAHPPYSSIEPSPSTAQCGATSVPAGKGHRQQGPGRGCRCNKHVGKCEHQIAPHEARYQLHNGDSRTLLHCNCTRRLAQCLRKARGCSDMDMAVLADRIAMDCFVLELPAACSPGSGSQHSSCTMVTRAVLVPAQQFKKILRRWGPLHVSSKARRPRWKTQARGGNL from the exons ATGTGGGTGCGCGCGGTTCTGGCCTGCGCTGCGCTCTGCGCATGCGCGCGCGCTTGGCTCAGCGGCGCTGTGTGCGCGCGGGaggcggcgggcgcgggcggAGCGCGATACGTGGCGTTCCTGAGCACGGGCGCCGGCACCGGACCCGCGCTGGTCGAGAGCGTCTGGGCCGCCCCCGGCCGCCTCCGTGCCTGCTGGGCCCGCCGCGATCCGCGCCTCGCCCGCGCCTTCCGCGCCACCTGCGCGCAgcgtccgcccgccgcgcccggggCCGCGCTGCGCCGGGCCCTGTCCGCGCTGTGGTGGCGCCGCGCCGCCTGCACCGACCCCGCGCCGCCGGGACCGCAACGCCGCCGGCGCCGAGGCTGGACGCTGCCAGGAACGCTGTGGTGCGGTGCGGGAGACTCGGCGGGGAACTGGAGCGAGCTGG GGCTGTTCCGCGGCCCCGATCGGTGCTGTCGGGAGCACGACCAGTGCTGGGCGCAGATCACGGCGCTGCAGTTCAACTACGGCATCCGCAACTATCGCCTGCATACCGTGTCTCACTGCGATTGCGACTCCAG GTTCCGGCGTTGCCTGCTCGCTATCAACGACACCGTCTCCAACATCATCGGCATCACGTTCTTCAACCTGTTGGAGGTGCCATGCTTTGTGCTGGAAGAGAGCGAGGAGTGCGTCCAGTGGCACTGGTGGGGCGG GTGTGAGCGTTATGGTGTAGTGCCTCTGGCCAGGATGGTGCAGCAGAATCAGTACCACCCCAGCCTACCGGCGGAGCAGAGGGGCAGTCCCACTGTGCAGCCACCGGGCAAAGGAAGGAATTTCTCTAGAACAGGGCATAAGCGGCTTCGACAGAAAGCGAGGGCAAAGCCTGGGCACCGCCAGGCACAGAGACCTAAGACAGCCCAGAAGCCACAGGGCCCAGGTACCCCTGCATTGGCCAGGGACATGACTGAGCTCACAACCAGGCACCTAACAGTGCAGTGGGGGCTAGAGCCTAGCCCTGCAACAGCATTGACAGTGTCAAGACAGGATCTGGTGGGAGCAGAGCAAGGAGCTGGAATCTCAGCACATCCTCCGTATAGCAGCATTGAACCCAGCCCATCCACAGCACAGTGTGGAGCCACGTCCGTGCCggctgggaagggacacaggCAACAGG gcCCAGGCAGAGGGTGCAGGTGCAACAAGCATGTAGGTAAGTGTGAGCACCAGATTGCACCCCACGAGGCAAGGTACCAGCTGCACAATGGGGACAGCCGGACACTCCTCCACTGCAACTGCACACGCAG GCTGGCACAGTGCCTCCGCAAGGCAAGGGGCTGCAGTGACATGGACATGGCTGTCCTGGCTGACCGCATTGCCATGGACTGCTTTgttctggagctgcctgctgcctgcagcccaggcagcgGGTCACAGCACAG CAGCTGTACGATGGTGACCAGGGCTGTGCTTGTACCTGCCCAGCAGTTCAAAAAGATTCTAAGACGCTGGGGCCCTCTGCATGTGAGCTCCAAGGCCAGGCGTCCACGCTGGAAGACACAGGCCAGGGGAGGCAACCTCTGA
- the INPP5J gene encoding phosphatidylinositol 4,5-bisphosphate 5-phosphatase A isoform X1 has product MDPARPGSADRGSAADAGSRPGPPRGPGSAARLPPDAGASAAPSLGGGVPGGRRSSRPDGHGFGHSCLRRAGTEERPPARTPSEGLPLPALLPPVQGGPPSPTAPGRAAFPSPAPPERREMLPKAESSDHIAAWAGPAVPRASTLPKAVSSEFLAGGWAGLTSRAEPGELPVLARPLDRLVPGDVCDPLLDCPGRTPEDGAFRITVVTWNVGTAMPPNDVTSLLHLNTGESNDVDMIAIGLQEVNSKINKRLKDALFTDQWSELFMDVLSPFHFILVSTVRMQGVILLVFAKYYHLPFLQDIQTDCTRTGLGGYWGNKGGVSVRLSIFGHMVCFLNCHLPAHLEKAEQRKEDFATILHMQQFEGPVANGILDHDLVFWFGDLNFRIESLDICFVKYAIDSNVLSQLWEKDQLNIAKSTWPVLRGFQEGPLNFPPTFKFDVGTNKYDSSAKKRKPAWTDRILWKIKPPSKGLGTGGHQLSQGVLSVSQLCYCSHMEYTVSDHKPVAAIFAVQFASKVDKPLVEIYVADEWSRPEQAVVRYKMAVGFHRSSWDWIGLYRVGFRHPKDYVSYVWARSDDGERCLEKPLCAQVMFSEEALPKGNGEYILGYYSNISSTIAGVTEPFQISLPRSEEGSSSTDSSGSSSEEDDSTLVLLAPKSRSPSPGKMKRHRSRSPSLAKFQGLILRPSSRDRGTSRSPSPQSRRSLPRNIPTIHLPQEEMGHHGVKSKELGQAAENVEGSSFYQTEQERGGLQRVSAASSLARADPRNLGLLPALRLEMIDQALGRRRESADQGYYPCRRMSPTSPAGCGTSPKEGYSPQELDRHSCAMGR; this is encoded by the exons ATGgacccggcccggcccggcagcgCAGACCGGGGTTCGGCCGCTGATGCGGGTTCCCGACCCGGCCCCCCACGCGGCCCCGGGAGCGCAGCTCGACTCCCGCCCGACGCTGGGGCTTCGGCGGCGCCTTCCCTCGGTGGCGGCGTCCCGGGTGGCCGTAGGAGCTCCCGACCGGACGGGCACGGCTTCGGGCACAGCTGCCTGCGGCGCGCAGGAACCGAGGAGCGGCCTCCGGCCCGGACCCCGTCCGAGGGTCTCCCGCTGCCGGCCCTGCTGCCTCCCGTCCAGGGCGGCCCCCCATCTCCGACAGCTCCCGGCCGGGCCGCCTTCCCCTCGCCGGCCCCGCCGGAGCGGCGGGAGATGCTGCCCAAAGCGGAGTCCAGCGACCACATCGCGGCCTGGGCgggccccgccgtgccccgcgCTTCCACGCTGCCCAAGGCCGTGTCCAGCGAGTTCCTCGCCGGCGGGTGGGCGGGCCTGACCTCCCGAGCGGAGCCGGGCGAGCTGCCCGTCCTTGCCCGGCCCCTCGACCGGCTCGTCCCCGGCGACGTCTGCGATCCGCTGCTGGACTGCCCGGGACGGACTCCGGAGGACGGCGCTTTCCG CATCACAGTGGTCACCTGGAACGTAGGTACAGCCATGCCCCCAAATGATGTGACGTCCCTGCTGCACCTCAACACGGGCGAGTCAAACGATGTGGACATGATCGCCATTGG gctgcaggaggtaAACTCCAAGATAAACAAGCGCTTGAAGGATGCCCTCTTCACAGATCAGTGGAGTGAACTCTTCATGGATGTGCTGAGCCCCTTCCACTTCATCCTG GTCAGCACAGTGCGGATGCAGGGTGTGATCCTACTGGTGTTTGCCAAGTACTACCacctgcccttcctgcaggaCATCCAGACAGACTGcaccaggacagggctggggggatACTGG GGCAACAAGGGTGGGGTGAGTGTTCGTCTGTCCATCTTCGGCCACATGGTCTGCTTCCTGAACTGCCACCTGCCAGCACACCTGGAGAAGGCGGAGCAGCGCAAGGAGGACTTTGCCACCATACTGCACATGCAGCAGTTTGAGGGGCCCGtggccaatggcatcctggaCCATGA CCTcgtgttttggtttggggacCTCAATTTCCGCATCGAGAGCCTGGACATCTGCTTTGTGAAGTATGCCATTGACAGCAATGTCCTGAGCCAGCTCTGGGAGAAGGATCAG CTGAACATTGCCAAAAGCACGTGGCCTGTTCTCAGAGGCTTCCAGGAGGGACCCCTGAACTTCCCACCCACTTTCAAGTTTGATGTGGGCACCAACAAGTATGACAGCAG tgccaAGAAGCGAAAACCTGCCTGGACCGACCGCATCCTGTGGAAGATAAAACCTCCCAGCAAGGGATTGGGCACAGGTGGGCACCAGCTCAGCCAGGGCGTGCTGTCAGTGAGCCAGCTGTGCTACTGCAGTCACATGGAATACACTGTCAGCGACCACAAGCCAGTAGCTGCCATCTTTGCCGTGCAG TTTGCTTCCAAGGTGGACAAGCCTCTGGTTGAGATTTATGTGGCTGACGAGTGGAGCAGGCCTGAGCAAGCAGTTGTCAGGTACAAGATGGCTGTTGGCTTCCACCGGAGCTCCTGGGACTGGATAGGACTCTACCGG GTGGGCTTTCGGCACCCTAAAGACTACGTGTCCTATGTCTGGGCCAGGAGCGATGATGGGGAACGCTGCTTGGAGAAGCCACTCTGTGCGCAG GTGATGTTCTCTGAGGAAGCACTGCCCAAGGGAAATGGCGAGTACATCCTTGGGTATTACAGCAACATCTCCAGTACCATTGCTGGCGTGACTGAGCCTTTCCAG ATTTCCCTTCCCAGGTCAGAGGAGGGCAGCAGCTCTACGGACagttcaggcagcagctcagaagAGGATGACAGTACACTTGTCCTCCTGGCCCCCAAATCCCGTAGCCCCAGCCCGGGCAAAATGAAACGTCACCGGAGCCGAAGCCCCAGCCTGGCCAAGTTCCAGGGCCTCATCCTGCGGCCATCAAGCCGGGACAGGGGTACAAGCCGCAGTCCCTCACCCCAGAGCCGTCGCAGCCTCCCCAGGAATATCCCAACCATCCATCTGCCCCAGGAGGAGATGGGGCACCATGGAGTCAAAAGcaaggagctgggacaggcagcagagaaCGTGGAGGGCAGCTCGTTCTACCAGACTGAGCAGGAGCGAGGTGGCCTCCAGCGTgtctctgctgccagctccctggCCAGGGCTGACCCCCGGAACCTGggcctgctgcctgcactgcgCCTGGAGATGATTGACCAGGCCCTTGGCCGGCGGCGGGAGAGTGCAGACCAGGGCTATTATCCCTGCCGAAGAATGAGCCCCACCAGCCCCGCAGGCTGTGGCACCTCCCCAAAGGAGGGGTACAGCCCCCAGGAACTGGACAGACATAGCTGTGCCATGGGCCGCTGA
- the SELENOM gene encoding selenoprotein M translates to MRALPSWPGPGLWLLLTAALAAGGGSEHPRLREAVLRDLVRGKVETCGGURLNRLREVKAFVTQDIPLYHNLELKHLPGADPELVLLSLRYEELERIPLSDMTREEINQLVQELGFYRKETPDAPVPEEFQFAPAKPLPILLPSQAPTTDGQAPPKWDKEERPDL, encoded by the exons ATGCGGGCGCTGCCGTCGtggccggggccggggctgtggctgctgctgacGGCGGCGCtcgcggcgggcggcggctcgGAGCACCCCCGGCTTCGCGAGGCCGTGCTGCGGGACCTGGTCCGCGGCAAAGTGGAG ACCTGCGGCGGATGACGGCTGAATCGCCTCAGGGAG GTGAAGGCGTTCGTCACCCAGGACATCCCACTCTA CCATAACCTGGAGTTGAAACACCTGCCTGGTGCCGACCCTGAGCTTGTGCTCCTCAGCCTCCGGTATGAGGAGCTAGAG AGAATTCCCCTGAGCGACATGACCCGTGAGGAGATCAACCAGCTGGTGCAGGAGTTGGGCTTCTACCGCAAGGAGACACCTGATGCCCCTGTGCCAGAGGAGTTCCAGTTTGCCCCTGCCAAGCCTCTGCCAATACTGCTGCCCTCCCAAGCACCCACCACTGATGGCCAGGCCCCACCCAAATGGGACAAGGAAGAACGCCCAGACCTCTAG